The Candidatus Koribacter versatilis Ellin345 genome has a segment encoding these proteins:
- a CDS encoding efflux transporter outer membrane subunit: protein MVGSLRFGIVAVVAGALTGCTVGPRYHAPARPSVGTYTPEPQPTKTVQSAGKDGASQTIKRSSDIPAEWWTVFQSPQLDRMVHEALANSPTLAQANARLKQAQEESNAQTGAAKYPTVSANGSATREKLNLATFGVPFPSPGPFTLLNGSVVVSYALDIFGAKRRLIEGLNAQVEFQEWQLQGARLMLAGNVASAAIRQAEVRAQMDATRSLLALQEKSVSIAEKRYAAGGFSEYDVRSQQRTLAEIQASLPPLEQQLDSLNHQLAFLMGKTPAEAQVQALSLNGLHLPQELPVSVPSEMVRQRPDIRAAEALLHQASANVGVATANLYPQITLSGSAGGIGTSFTEGGAVWNVGASLSQPIFNGGQLRAEKRKAVAAYDEAGATYRQTVLESFREVADVLRAIEHDAQTLKSRTEAASPS from the coding sequence ATGGTTGGATCTTTGAGATTTGGGATCGTCGCGGTAGTCGCTGGTGCTCTGACGGGATGCACGGTTGGCCCGCGGTATCACGCGCCGGCGCGTCCGTCGGTGGGAACCTACACGCCGGAGCCGCAACCGACGAAGACGGTGCAATCTGCGGGAAAAGACGGTGCGTCGCAAACGATCAAACGCTCGAGCGACATTCCGGCAGAGTGGTGGACGGTATTTCAGTCGCCGCAACTGGACCGTATGGTGCATGAAGCGCTCGCGAACAGCCCGACGCTTGCGCAGGCGAATGCTCGTTTGAAGCAGGCACAAGAAGAGTCGAATGCGCAGACGGGGGCGGCGAAGTATCCGACGGTAAGCGCGAACGGAAGCGCGACGCGGGAGAAACTCAATCTCGCGACTTTTGGCGTACCGTTTCCCAGCCCAGGGCCGTTCACGCTTTTGAATGGTTCGGTGGTGGTGTCGTATGCGCTCGACATTTTTGGCGCGAAGCGGCGATTGATTGAAGGCCTGAATGCGCAGGTGGAATTCCAGGAGTGGCAGTTGCAAGGCGCGCGATTGATGCTCGCAGGAAATGTGGCATCCGCGGCGATTCGGCAGGCAGAAGTGCGGGCGCAGATGGATGCGACGCGGAGCTTGCTGGCATTGCAGGAGAAGAGCGTAAGTATCGCCGAGAAGCGCTATGCGGCGGGGGGATTTTCTGAGTATGACGTGCGCAGTCAGCAAAGAACCCTGGCGGAGATACAGGCGAGTTTGCCGCCGCTGGAGCAACAGCTCGACAGCTTGAACCACCAGCTTGCATTTCTGATGGGAAAGACACCGGCGGAGGCGCAGGTGCAAGCTTTGAGCCTCAATGGTCTGCATCTTCCGCAGGAGTTGCCGGTGAGCGTGCCGTCGGAAATGGTACGGCAGAGGCCGGATATCCGGGCGGCAGAGGCGCTGCTGCACCAAGCGAGCGCAAACGTTGGCGTGGCGACGGCGAATTTATATCCGCAAATTACGCTTTCAGGAAGCGCTGGCGGGATCGGGACGAGCTTTACTGAGGGCGGCGCGGTGTGGAATGTTGGCGCATCGTTGAGCCAGCCGATTTTCAACGGCGGACAGCTGCGAGCGGAGAAGCGGAAGGCGGTTGCTGCCTACGATGAAGCGGGCGCGACGTATCGGCAAACGGTTCTGGAGTCATTCCGCGAGGTGGCGGATGTTTTGCGGGCGATTGAGCACGATGCGCAGACCCTGAAGTCGCGGACGGAGGCAGCGTCCCCAAGCTGA
- a CDS encoding OmpA family protein encodes MKKAAVWIIALCLVLCFAGSAFAGDAKTIKGLITTRTSDVLSLKTADGNQDVTLTDSTKVQSPKGLGLRKQQMSWASLIPGLKVSVKGALDAGGKFIAEEITFSKDDLQTASMIQAGLTPTEQKVDANKQSIGENKENIDTNKQQIDENQQAVNKRFDDLTDFDVKKEAVVYFVSGKSSLAAADKKALTDLAAEATKLTGYIIEVKGFADSTGNAAMNQTLSKDRAFAVVNFLMQDCSVPPRHIVSPGAMGISNPVASNETATGRKENRRVEVKVMVNKGLSPAGN; translated from the coding sequence ATGAAAAAAGCTGCGGTATGGATCATTGCGCTCTGTCTCGTACTCTGCTTTGCCGGTTCCGCTTTCGCTGGCGATGCCAAAACAATCAAAGGCCTGATCACAACGCGCACGTCCGATGTCCTGTCCCTGAAAACTGCTGACGGCAATCAGGACGTAACCCTCACCGATTCAACCAAGGTCCAATCGCCGAAGGGCCTCGGTCTTCGCAAGCAACAAATGTCGTGGGCAAGCCTCATTCCTGGCTTGAAAGTCAGCGTGAAGGGCGCACTGGACGCCGGTGGCAAGTTCATCGCCGAAGAGATCACCTTCAGCAAAGACGATCTCCAGACCGCGAGCATGATCCAGGCCGGCCTCACCCCTACGGAACAAAAGGTCGATGCCAACAAGCAATCGATTGGGGAAAATAAAGAGAATATCGACACCAACAAGCAGCAGATCGATGAGAACCAACAAGCCGTCAACAAGCGCTTCGACGATCTCACTGACTTCGACGTCAAGAAGGAAGCTGTCGTCTACTTCGTCTCAGGAAAATCTTCCCTTGCAGCCGCGGACAAGAAAGCATTGACCGACCTTGCAGCCGAAGCCACGAAGCTTACCGGCTACATTATCGAAGTCAAAGGGTTCGCCGATTCCACCGGCAACGCCGCAATGAATCAGACCCTCAGCAAAGACCGCGCATTCGCGGTCGTTAACTTCTTGATGCAGGATTGCAGCGTTCCCCCGCGTCACATCGTTTCGCCAGGCGCCATGGGAATTTCTAATCCCGTGGCATCCAACGAGACGGCCACGGGCCGCAAAGAGAACCGACGCGTAGAAGTAAAGGTCATGGTCAACAAGGGCCTCTCACCCGCTGGAAACTGA
- a CDS encoding DUF1624 domain-containing protein — translation MDILRGAIMMLMAIDHIRDFVHRGAMQFSPTDLTRTTAPIFLTRWITHFCAPVFFLTAGIGAFLWMSRGNHTKRELSWFLLTRGLWLILIENTILRVVMFSQVSYRGSVIILLILWGLGASMIALAALAHLPIRVLAPLSLLVIVIHNAFDPLTADKFGRFAWLWDILHQQGLFTVAGFNFVTAYPIVPWIFVMSAGFCLGTVFLWDLARRQSFLLRLGLTMTAAFFVVRGINIYGDPSRWIHQSTATLTVLSFLNVTKYPPSLEFLLMTLGPAFIVLSRLENMGLSEANPFVVFGRVPFFYYATHLFVIHLGSILMNFVYYRHTSFLLLPAPSMGGDPKLFPPDFGFPLWVVYAFWLATLAALYPACLWFSRLKKRRRDWWLSYL, via the coding sequence GTGGACATTCTTCGCGGCGCCATCATGATGCTGATGGCCATCGACCACATTCGCGATTTCGTCCATCGCGGCGCGATGCAGTTCTCCCCCACCGACCTTACCCGCACCACCGCGCCGATCTTCCTCACCCGCTGGATCACCCACTTCTGCGCCCCGGTCTTTTTTCTTACCGCCGGCATCGGCGCATTTCTCTGGATGTCGCGCGGCAATCACACCAAGCGCGAACTCTCATGGTTCCTCCTGACCCGCGGCCTCTGGCTCATTCTTATCGAAAATACGATCCTGCGCGTCGTGATGTTCTCGCAGGTGAGCTACCGTGGATCCGTCATCATTCTGCTTATCCTCTGGGGACTCGGCGCATCGATGATCGCTCTCGCTGCACTCGCGCATCTCCCAATCCGCGTTCTCGCGCCGCTGAGTCTTCTCGTGATCGTGATCCACAACGCCTTCGACCCGCTGACCGCCGATAAGTTCGGCCGCTTTGCATGGCTCTGGGACATCCTCCATCAGCAAGGCCTCTTCACGGTCGCAGGATTCAACTTCGTCACCGCCTATCCGATAGTTCCGTGGATCTTCGTCATGTCCGCCGGCTTCTGTCTCGGCACCGTGTTCCTTTGGGATCTCGCGCGTCGTCAAAGTTTCCTGCTGCGCCTTGGCCTGACCATGACCGCTGCTTTCTTCGTCGTGCGTGGCATCAACATCTACGGCGATCCTTCTCGCTGGATCCATCAGTCCACCGCAACCCTCACCGTGCTTTCCTTCCTCAACGTCACTAAATACCCGCCGTCGCTCGAATTCTTATTGATGACGCTCGGCCCCGCGTTCATCGTCCTTTCGCGTCTCGAAAACATGGGCCTTTCCGAAGCCAACCCTTTCGTGGTCTTCGGACGCGTTCCGTTCTTCTATTACGCTACGCATCTCTTCGTCATTCACCTCGGCAGCATCTTGATGAATTTCGTCTACTATCGCCACACTTCATTCCTCCTGCTTCCCGCACCTTCTATGGGCGGTGACCCCAAACTCTTTCCTCCCGACTTCGGATTTCCTCTTTGGGTTGTCTACGCCTTCTGGCTCGCGACGCTTGCCGCCCTGTATCCAGCCTGCCTCTGGTTCTCGCGACTCAAAAAACGACGCCGTGATTGGTGGTTGAGTTATCTCTGA
- a CDS encoding L-lactate permease, whose product MSSSTPAPSTAKPTASPWIPLAVVVLLAIAATVILRMPPAGAPWSQGYDPLGSWLISTIVASIPVIVLLGALASTKVPAHWSAVLGLSAAMIVAIFAFHMPGRMAAATMVYGAGYGLLPIGWIIINVIFLYNLTVVTGRFEVMQHSLMNVTQDRRLQLLLIAFCFGAFFEGASGFGTPVAVTATILIGLGFRPLEASGLSLIANTAPVAYGALGTPILGLKGVTGISEMVLGAQVGRILPFFSLLVPFWLIVAFVGWSDMFEIWPAIAVAGICFAIPQYLMSNFHGPWLVDIVAAVISMAALITFMKFWKPKRVWRFPGEGENVGHDPNRYTGGEVFRAWLPWIVLSVCVFIWGTPQAKTFLDKLSAPKFAVHGLDKMVLRVPPVVPAPAKEAAVFVLSWLSATGSGIFIASILAGLIMGLSLPKLIRNYGTTLMKVRYSLLTISAMMAIGFLTRYGGLDATMGLAFARTGMLYPFFGTMLGWLGVALTGSDTASNVLFGSLQKISAQQLNLSPTLMCAANSAGGVMGKMIDAQSIVVASTATEWYGHEGKILRYVFFHSIALAALVGIVVTLEAYVYPFTKLVIR is encoded by the coding sequence ATGTCCTCCAGCACGCCGGCCCCGTCTACCGCAAAACCCACTGCTTCCCCGTGGATTCCCCTCGCCGTCGTCGTCCTGCTCGCGATCGCCGCCACCGTGATTCTGCGGATGCCGCCCGCCGGTGCTCCCTGGTCGCAGGGTTACGACCCGCTCGGTAGCTGGCTAATCTCTACGATCGTCGCTTCCATTCCGGTGATCGTCCTTCTCGGCGCACTCGCTTCGACGAAAGTCCCCGCGCACTGGTCCGCCGTGCTTGGGCTCTCCGCCGCGATGATCGTTGCCATCTTCGCCTTCCATATGCCCGGCCGCATGGCTGCGGCCACCATGGTTTACGGCGCCGGATACGGCCTGCTCCCCATCGGCTGGATCATCATCAACGTCATCTTTCTCTACAACCTCACTGTCGTCACCGGACGCTTCGAAGTCATGCAGCACAGCCTCATGAATGTCACTCAGGACCGGCGCCTCCAGTTGTTGCTGATCGCGTTTTGTTTCGGGGCGTTTTTTGAAGGCGCTTCAGGATTTGGAACGCCCGTCGCCGTTACCGCAACGATCCTCATCGGCCTCGGCTTCCGTCCGCTCGAAGCTTCGGGACTCTCGCTCATTGCGAATACTGCTCCGGTTGCCTACGGTGCATTGGGAACACCAATTCTCGGACTCAAAGGCGTCACCGGCATCAGCGAGATGGTTCTCGGCGCGCAGGTTGGACGCATCCTCCCCTTCTTCTCCTTGCTGGTTCCCTTCTGGCTAATCGTCGCCTTCGTTGGCTGGAGCGACATGTTCGAAATCTGGCCTGCGATTGCCGTTGCAGGAATCTGTTTCGCAATCCCGCAATACCTCATGTCGAACTTCCACGGTCCCTGGCTGGTGGACATCGTGGCCGCTGTCATCTCGATGGCGGCGCTCATTACCTTCATGAAGTTCTGGAAGCCGAAGCGCGTATGGCGTTTCCCCGGCGAAGGCGAGAATGTTGGCCACGATCCCAATCGCTACACCGGCGGCGAAGTCTTTCGCGCCTGGCTCCCGTGGATCGTCCTGAGCGTTTGCGTATTTATCTGGGGAACCCCTCAAGCCAAGACCTTCCTCGACAAGCTCTCCGCACCGAAATTCGCCGTGCACGGCCTCGACAAGATGGTGCTGCGCGTACCGCCGGTAGTTCCCGCACCGGCGAAAGAAGCCGCCGTCTTCGTGCTTAGTTGGCTTTCGGCAACCGGCAGCGGCATCTTCATCGCTTCGATCCTCGCCGGACTCATCATGGGCCTGAGCCTGCCCAAGCTCATTCGCAACTACGGAACGACGTTAATGAAGGTGCGCTATTCACTTCTCACCATCAGCGCCATGATGGCTATCGGCTTCCTCACACGCTACGGCGGCCTCGATGCCACCATGGGCCTGGCCTTCGCACGCACTGGCATGCTCTATCCGTTCTTCGGAACCATGCTCGGCTGGCTCGGAGTCGCCCTCACCGGCTCGGATACCGCATCCAACGTCCTCTTCGGGAGCCTTCAGAAAATCAGCGCGCAGCAACTGAATCTCTCACCCACGCTCATGTGCGCCGCCAACAGCGCCGGCGGGGTCATGGGCAAAATGATCGACGCCCAAAGCATCGTTGTCGCTAGCACCGCCACCGAGTGGTACGGCCACGAAGGCAAAATCCTCCGCTACGTCTTCTTCCACTCGATTGCTCTGGCCGCGCTAGTTGGAATCGTCGTGACCTTGGAGGCATATGTGTATCCGTTTACGAAGTTGGTGATTCGCTAA
- a CDS encoding L,D-transpeptidase, producing the protein MRRLIGELDGKAKWMGTVVLLLAMRATAQTVQATEARPMEAPRPTRLILVSIPDRKLALLEDDKVVKVYPVAVGKDSTPSPEGTFTIKSHVTNPTYYHEGKVVAPGPQNPLGSRWMGLSEKGYGIHGTNAPKSIGKAASHGCIRMAKKDLEELFTLVKVGDGVDIRGERDEQMAQVFGVEADATPATTVVAAIQNAPVAASAGGF; encoded by the coding sequence ATGCGGCGGCTGATCGGTGAACTCGACGGAAAAGCGAAGTGGATGGGAACGGTGGTTCTTCTGCTGGCAATGCGCGCGACCGCGCAGACCGTCCAGGCGACGGAAGCAAGACCGATGGAAGCTCCTAGGCCGACGCGGCTGATCCTGGTGAGCATTCCGGACCGCAAGCTGGCCCTTCTGGAAGACGACAAAGTAGTGAAGGTTTATCCAGTGGCGGTTGGGAAAGATTCGACACCGAGCCCTGAAGGCACGTTCACGATCAAGAGCCACGTGACCAACCCGACCTATTACCACGAAGGCAAAGTGGTGGCACCGGGACCGCAGAACCCGCTGGGTTCGCGCTGGATGGGCCTGAGCGAAAAGGGATATGGCATCCACGGAACGAACGCACCGAAGTCGATCGGCAAGGCGGCTTCGCATGGATGCATCCGGATGGCGAAGAAGGACCTGGAAGAACTCTTCACCCTGGTGAAGGTGGGCGACGGGGTGGACATCCGCGGCGAGCGGGATGAACAGATGGCGCAGGTATTCGGAGTTGAGGCGGATGCAACGCCGGCAACTACGGTGGTGGCGGCGATACAGAACGCGCCGGTAGCAGCTTCGGCGGGTGGTTTCTAA
- a CDS encoding SPFH domain-containing protein encodes MLVFKHLLMLSGVALIVVAAAIVAYDFFLKIQFRRAAAGGVPIAKPEPVRWRMTTVFFALAWAPMLIAASIAVVSSGEAGVRVSETSGTLSGTLYPGVHFVTPVLEHVETFDTRDKLFTTGVAEDAKAASGHGKGALTVQAKEGLSLGLAITVRYRLDPKRLDYIQSHLPQPVETELVPPVVASAWREVAPNYTVREMFSAKREEVRQRAAGIITAKLAKDGVIVEEVMLRDIQLPPEYAKGLEDLLLKEQQNDQLSVQTEMQQKQVRISELEAEADKARSVKQAEGAAQVKVLEAKGEADAMQYTLPLKEKQIQQSKLEAEARKESTIKNAEAAAEAKVIDSKAELQRRNMLADAEANRIRVTASADAERLRQEAAVLKQNPLLINKIVAEKLSDKIQVMMVPSDGKFFFANDVMKSFGAPGSASSEEAEPQGGSH; translated from the coding sequence ATGTTGGTGTTCAAGCATTTGCTGATGTTGTCGGGAGTGGCGCTGATCGTGGTGGCCGCTGCGATCGTTGCGTATGACTTCTTTCTGAAAATTCAATTCCGCCGGGCGGCCGCCGGAGGAGTTCCAATCGCCAAGCCTGAGCCGGTGCGCTGGCGGATGACGACGGTCTTCTTCGCCCTGGCATGGGCGCCGATGTTGATTGCCGCCAGCATCGCAGTGGTTTCGAGTGGAGAGGCTGGCGTGCGCGTAAGTGAGACGAGCGGGACATTGAGCGGCACGCTGTATCCGGGAGTGCACTTCGTTACGCCAGTGCTCGAGCACGTGGAAACCTTCGATACGCGCGACAAGCTATTCACGACCGGAGTGGCCGAGGATGCGAAGGCTGCAAGTGGACACGGCAAAGGTGCGCTGACTGTCCAAGCGAAGGAAGGGCTCTCGCTGGGGCTGGCGATCACAGTGCGTTATCGCTTGGATCCGAAGCGGCTCGACTACATCCAGTCGCATTTGCCGCAGCCGGTGGAAACCGAACTCGTCCCGCCCGTGGTGGCGAGTGCGTGGCGTGAGGTCGCGCCGAATTACACGGTCAGGGAGATGTTCAGCGCGAAGCGTGAAGAGGTGCGACAGCGCGCGGCGGGGATCATTACTGCAAAGCTCGCGAAGGACGGCGTGATAGTGGAAGAAGTCATGCTGCGCGATATCCAACTGCCGCCGGAGTATGCGAAAGGCTTGGAAGACCTGCTCCTGAAAGAACAACAGAACGATCAGCTTTCCGTGCAGACCGAGATGCAACAGAAGCAGGTGCGGATTTCGGAACTCGAAGCCGAAGCTGACAAGGCGCGGTCGGTGAAGCAGGCGGAAGGCGCGGCACAGGTGAAAGTTCTCGAAGCCAAGGGTGAGGCCGACGCCATGCAATATACGCTGCCGCTGAAGGAGAAGCAGATCCAACAGTCGAAGTTGGAAGCGGAAGCGCGCAAGGAATCGACGATTAAGAATGCCGAGGCTGCGGCTGAAGCGAAGGTGATCGACAGCAAGGCGGAGCTACAGCGTCGCAACATGCTGGCCGACGCCGAGGCCAACCGCATTCGGGTGACGGCTTCGGCAGATGCCGAGCGGCTGCGTCAGGAAGCTGCGGTACTGAAACAGAATCCTCTGCTGATCAACAAGATCGTGGCCGAAAAACTATCGGACAAGATCCAGGTGATGATGGTGCCGAGTGATGGGAAATTCTTCTTCGCGAACGATGTCATGAAGAGCTTCGGCGCGCCGGGCTCGGCGAGCAGCGAAGAAGCGGAACCGCAAGGGGGCTCACACTAA
- a CDS encoding ABC transporter substrate-binding protein — MKRTTFLLLVISSVLLTSLGFARTRPRQGGTLRVEMRAEASQWMNSAVRMLVFDSLTQMDDSGHVGPALAVRWDSQSDDRRWQFWLRPDVRFHDGTPLSAATVVQSLTAQACVGCPWRSVHVSGDSVVFESETPVPQLPALLANSRYAVGRRDESGNLVGTGPFRFAAMVNGAATLSAVEDSSRGRPYVNAIEVRGQRSLRDQWMDVSVGRADVVEVPAELLRRAQQEHMRLLISRDVDLIALVIDDSDSAVRDARVREALALSIDRGALFNVVFQKQGEVTASLLPNWLSGYSFAFLSTPNLSKAKELRSQLDKPADLTLSVEGGDPVLQLIADRVALNTKDAGLTVRALSTPGRSTLRLLRLHVEETMPGAAYVTLTGQLAQGERSPAEDVVAVFHQEQELLAKRTVVPLLYTPRSVAYAPRVHDLALSPDGGLRMADFWLEDAK, encoded by the coding sequence ATGAAGCGTACAACGTTTCTGTTGCTTGTAATCAGTAGCGTCCTTCTGACGTCATTAGGATTCGCGCGCACCAGGCCGCGACAGGGTGGAACGTTGCGGGTAGAGATGCGCGCCGAAGCTTCGCAGTGGATGAACTCGGCCGTCCGGATGCTGGTGTTCGATTCGCTCACGCAAATGGACGATAGTGGACACGTCGGTCCCGCATTGGCGGTGCGCTGGGATTCGCAGAGCGACGATCGTCGGTGGCAATTCTGGTTGCGCCCGGATGTGCGTTTTCATGATGGCACACCTTTATCCGCGGCAACAGTAGTGCAGTCGTTGACGGCCCAGGCTTGCGTTGGGTGTCCGTGGCGGTCGGTACATGTGTCGGGTGACTCGGTGGTGTTTGAGTCGGAGACGCCGGTGCCACAACTGCCCGCGCTGCTGGCGAATTCGCGTTACGCGGTTGGGCGGCGCGATGAGAGCGGTAACCTGGTAGGTACCGGGCCTTTCCGATTCGCAGCGATGGTGAATGGCGCAGCGACGCTGAGTGCGGTGGAGGATTCGTCGCGGGGGCGGCCGTACGTGAATGCAATCGAGGTGCGAGGGCAGCGGTCGTTACGGGATCAGTGGATGGATGTGAGCGTCGGTCGGGCAGATGTGGTGGAGGTTCCGGCCGAGCTGCTACGACGGGCGCAGCAGGAACACATGCGACTGCTGATTTCGCGCGATGTGGATTTGATTGCGCTGGTAATTGATGATTCAGATTCTGCAGTGCGGGATGCGCGAGTGCGCGAAGCTCTGGCTCTGAGTATCGATCGCGGCGCGCTGTTCAACGTCGTATTTCAGAAGCAAGGTGAGGTCACCGCGAGTCTGTTGCCGAACTGGTTGAGCGGATATTCATTTGCGTTTCTGTCGACACCGAATCTCTCGAAGGCGAAGGAATTGAGGTCGCAGCTCGATAAGCCGGCGGACCTGACACTGAGCGTAGAGGGCGGCGATCCCGTGCTTCAACTGATTGCGGACCGAGTCGCCTTGAACACGAAAGATGCGGGGCTGACCGTTCGTGCATTGAGTACACCGGGGCGAAGCACATTGCGTTTGTTGCGACTGCACGTGGAGGAGACGATGCCGGGAGCCGCATACGTTACGTTGACGGGACAGCTTGCACAAGGAGAGCGCTCCCCGGCGGAGGATGTGGTCGCGGTGTTTCACCAGGAGCAGGAATTGCTCGCGAAGCGAACCGTAGTCCCACTGCTGTATACGCCGCGGTCAGTGGCATATGCGCCGCGGGTGCATGACCTCGCGCTGAGCCCAGATGGCGGGTTACGCATGGCAGACTTCTGGTTGGAGGACGCGAAGTGA
- a CDS encoding ATP-binding protein, producing MNLRQRLLLVFSLTVIIAVGAVGYIVSLRTREAFAQADQERTSGLVAQFHREFDRRGADVKARLGRMAASDEVSRIAFDLGRGGDSSIYLSEAGTLAQQYGLDFLEMLGPDGSIISSAQWQARFGYKETIPENSSTAFLKREELTNGSAVGLFAVKTLRAGDTTVYLVGGERLDREFLQSLATPVGTQALLYRVGESGFQSQNLIGLEGAVVAPEKYRPLLMLAMHDRKEVSAIVAPTADRKDSLYMTAIPLSDRSGQVVSVLMIGSPRRGLIELQDHIRAVALTVGGLGILLAIAVSLWITGRVTRPIVELANASRQVAAGELNVSVSPHGASGEVAELAEAFNRMTSQLLEQRERLVQSERVAAWRELARRLAHELKNPLFPLQLTVENMVKAREVMPEEFDEIFHESATTLMAEIQNLKGIIQRFSDFSKMPQPQLQAVKVNEIVERVATLHAPALANREHPVKMEMQLDAAVPVIAADPELLHRSLSNLVLNALDAMPQGGTITMRTAAREETVRIEVADTGTGLTKEECERLFTPYYTTKQHGTGLGLAIVQSVITDHGGTIGVESAPGQGATFIIELPRRTAASGTTA from the coding sequence GTGAATCTGCGCCAACGCCTGCTGCTCGTGTTCTCGCTGACAGTGATCATCGCGGTGGGAGCAGTGGGCTACATCGTTTCGCTGCGCACGCGCGAGGCTTTCGCGCAAGCGGACCAGGAGCGTACGAGTGGACTGGTCGCGCAGTTTCACCGCGAGTTTGATCGGCGTGGCGCGGATGTCAAGGCGCGGCTGGGGCGGATGGCGGCCAGTGATGAGGTGAGCCGCATTGCATTTGATTTAGGGCGAGGCGGCGATTCGTCCATTTACTTGAGCGAGGCGGGAACGCTGGCGCAACAGTACGGTCTCGACTTCCTCGAAATGCTCGGACCCGACGGTAGCATTATCAGTTCGGCGCAGTGGCAAGCGCGCTTTGGATATAAGGAGACGATTCCGGAGAACAGCAGCACGGCGTTCCTGAAGCGCGAAGAGTTGACGAACGGAAGCGCGGTGGGCTTGTTTGCAGTGAAAACGCTGCGTGCCGGCGATACGACTGTGTATCTCGTGGGCGGCGAGCGGCTCGATCGCGAGTTCCTGCAGTCATTGGCGACACCGGTGGGTACGCAGGCGTTGCTGTATCGCGTCGGCGAGAGCGGGTTTCAGTCGCAGAATTTGATCGGGCTAGAGGGAGCGGTTGTCGCGCCGGAGAAGTATCGTCCACTGCTGATGCTGGCGATGCATGATCGCAAGGAAGTCAGCGCGATTGTCGCTCCGACGGCGGATCGCAAAGACAGTCTGTACATGACCGCGATCCCGCTGAGCGATCGCTCGGGGCAAGTGGTCAGCGTGCTGATGATTGGTAGTCCTCGTCGCGGGTTGATCGAATTGCAAGATCACATCCGCGCGGTGGCGCTGACGGTGGGCGGGCTCGGCATTCTGCTGGCGATTGCCGTGAGTTTGTGGATCACCGGAAGAGTGACGCGGCCGATTGTCGAATTGGCAAATGCGTCGCGGCAGGTTGCTGCTGGAGAGTTGAATGTCTCGGTGAGTCCGCATGGTGCGAGCGGTGAGGTTGCAGAGTTGGCAGAGGCCTTCAATCGCATGACTTCGCAACTGCTGGAGCAACGCGAACGGTTGGTACAGAGCGAACGCGTCGCGGCGTGGAGAGAATTAGCGCGTCGGCTGGCACATGAGTTGAAGAACCCGCTGTTTCCGCTGCAACTGACTGTCGAGAACATGGTGAAGGCGCGCGAGGTGATGCCGGAGGAGTTTGACGAGATATTTCATGAGAGCGCGACGACGCTGATGGCGGAGATCCAGAACCTGAAAGGGATTATCCAGCGCTTCAGCGATTTTTCGAAGATGCCACAGCCACAGTTGCAGGCGGTGAAGGTGAACGAGATCGTGGAACGCGTTGCGACGCTGCACGCTCCGGCACTGGCAAATCGCGAGCATCCTGTGAAGATGGAAATGCAACTGGATGCAGCGGTGCCGGTGATCGCCGCTGATCCGGAACTACTGCATCGGTCTCTGTCGAACCTGGTACTCAATGCATTGGATGCGATGCCGCAAGGTGGCACGATCACAATGCGCACTGCAGCGCGCGAAGAGACGGTGCGGATTGAGGTTGCCGATACCGGTACCGGCCTGACCAAGGAAGAATGCGAACGGCTTTTCACGCCCTATTACACGACCAAGCAGCATGGCACGGGGCTGGGATTGGCGATTGTGCAATCGGTGATCACCGATCATGGCGGCACTATTGGAGTGGAGAGTGCGCCGGGACAGGGCGCGACGTTTATTATTGAACTTCCGCGACGCACCGCCGCCAGCGGAACGACCGCATGA